In Phacochoerus africanus isolate WHEZ1 chromosome 1, ROS_Pafr_v1, whole genome shotgun sequence, the following are encoded in one genomic region:
- the DALRD3 gene encoding DALR anticodon-binding domain-containing protein 3 isoform X2, producing MSMGRLGVEETLAALNAALGPGGPVWYKETRARHLRARDFLAPRRALQARFEEGQVPEQVIHAIAGLQGPGVAPVLRCAPTPAGLALQLQRSAVFERVLGAVATYAAPAVHAALEPRVVLHCPALRGRPCALRLSQLRAVLVADHLARALHAHRVSARLVPAVRDPHMLTFLQQLRVEWPAASGRARTVTEALRSRALAELTPAHDSGALPPGALGQVCLKELVDERGRRAGYDPNLDSCLVTEELLSLLAELQEAVQHWPEHSSLGLAAVSDTGADGCVVVHVVSCEEEFQQQKLDLLWWKLDDQAPLRQKHLVCGPVKVAGAPGTLTAPEYYKLRHMQVCKASALKYGKDLTQDPAWTEIFRVLSVAAIKFEMLSTAPQNQLLLALADNSISTKGTKSGTFVMYNCARLATLFEGYRCSVEKGLYPTFPPVSSLDFSLLHDEGEWLLLFNSILPFPDLLSHTGMLACTAPGLHITARTEMVCKFLVQLSMDFSSYYNRVHILGEPRPHLFGQMFARLQLLQAVSDVLHTGLAMLGLPPLSHI from the exons ATGTCGATGGGGCGTCTTGGGGTTGAGGAGACTTTGGCAGCCCTCAACGCAGCCCTGGGACCTGGCGGCCCAGTGTGGTACAAGGAGACGCGAGCCCGCCATCTGCGTGCCCGAGACTTCTTGGCGCCGCGGCGCGCGCTACAGGCGCGCTTCGAGGAGGGCCAG GTGCCCGAGCAGGTCATTCACGCCATTGCCGGCCTGCAGGGTCCCGGCGTGGCCCCGGTGCTGCGCTGCGCGCCGACCCCCGCGGGGCTGGCACTCCAGCTGCAGCGGTCTGCAGTTTTCGAGCGCGTCCTCGGCGCCGTGGCCACCTATGCGGCTCCTGCCGTGCATGCAGCTCTGGAACCTCGCGTTGTCCTGCACTGCCCCGCGCTGCGCGGCCGCCCCTGCGCCCTCCGCCTGAGCCAGCTGCGTGCCGTGCTCGTGGCCGACCACCTGGCGCGAGCTCTTCACGCTCACAG GGTGAGTGCGCGCCTAGTGCCCGCCGTGCGGGACCCGCACATGCTGACCTTCTTGCAGCAGCTGCGGGTGGAATGGCCCGCGGCCTCGGGGAGAGCCAGGACTGTGACCGAAGCCCTGAGGAGCCGTGCGCTTGCAGAGCTCACCCCTGCCCATGATTCGGGAGCCCTACCCCCAGGCGCCCTGGGCCAAGTGTGCCTGAAGGAGCTGGTGGACGAACGGGGCCGCAGAGCTGGCTATGACCCCAACCTGGACAGCTGCCTAG TGACGGAGGAGCTGCTTTCTCTGCTGGCTGAGCTGCAGGAGGCTGTGCAGCATTGGCCGGAGCACAGCTCTCTAGGCCTG GCTGCAGTCTCAGACACTGGTGCAGATGGTTGTGTGGTTGTACACGTGGTGAGTTGTGAGGAGGAGTTTCAGCAACAAAAGTTGGACCTGCTTTGGTGGAAGTTGGATGACCAGGCTCCTCTCAGACAG AAGCACCTGGTCTGCGGCCCAGTAAAAGTAGCTGGTGCGCCAGGCACCCTGACTGCTCCCGAGTACTACAA GCTCCGGCATATGCAGGTGTGCAAGGCCTCAGCACTGAAGTATGGCAAGGACCTAACACAAG ACCCAGCCTGGACAGAAATCTTCAGGGTTCTCTCTGTGGCAGCCATTAAGTTTGAGATGCTCAGCACAGCCCCACAGAATCAG CTTCTCCTGGCCCTGGCTGACAACAGCATTTCCACAAAGGGCACCAAAAGTGGCACCTTTGTCATGTACAACTGCGCACGTCTTGCCACACTCTTTGAGGGTTACAGGTGCAGCGTGGAAAAAGGTCTGTACCCCACTTTCCCACCTGTGAGCAGTCTGGACTTCTCCCTGTTGCATGACGAG GGTGAGTGGTTGCTGCTCTTCAACAGCATCCTCCCCTTCCcagacctgctgagccacacaggaatgcTGGCTTGCACAGCCCCAGGGCTCCACATCACTGCGCGCACAGAGATG GTTTGCAAGTTCCTGGTACAGCTCAGCATGGATTTCAGTTCATACTATAACCGGGTACACATCCTAGGG gaGCCTCGACCACACCTGTTTGGTCAAATGTTTGCCCGTCTACAGCTTCTGCAGGCTGTGAGTGATGTGCTCCACACTGGGCTGGCCATGCTGGGTCTccctccactgagccacatctaa
- the DALRD3 gene encoding DALR anticodon-binding domain-containing protein 3 isoform X1 produces MSMGRLGVEETLAALNAALGPGGPVWYKETRARHLRARDFLAPRRALQARFEEGQVPEQVIHAIAGLQGPGVAPVLRCAPTPAGLALQLQRSAVFERVLGAVATYAAPAVHAALEPRVVLHCPALRGRPCALRLSQLRAVLVADHLARALHAHRVSARLVPAVRDPHMLTFLQQLRVEWPAASGRARTVTEALRSRALAELTPAHDSGALPPGALGQVCLKELVDERGRRAGYDPNLDSCLVTEELLSLLAELQEAVQHWPEHSSLGLAAVSDTGADGCVVVHVVSCEEEFQQQKLDLLWWKLDDQAPLRQKHLVCGPVKVAGAPGTLTAPEYYKLRHMQVCKASALKYGKDLTQDPAWTEIFRVLSVAAIKFEMLSTAPQNQLLLALADNSISTKGTKSGTFVMYNCARLATLFEGYRCSVEKGLYPTFPPVSSLDFSLLHDEGEWLLLFNSILPFPDLLSHTGMLACTAPGLHITARTEMVCKFLVQLSMDFSSYYNRVHILGVSAQQSRVCGGVAGEAKDETSRPFLSSRSLDHTCLVKCLPVYSFCRL; encoded by the exons ATGTCGATGGGGCGTCTTGGGGTTGAGGAGACTTTGGCAGCCCTCAACGCAGCCCTGGGACCTGGCGGCCCAGTGTGGTACAAGGAGACGCGAGCCCGCCATCTGCGTGCCCGAGACTTCTTGGCGCCGCGGCGCGCGCTACAGGCGCGCTTCGAGGAGGGCCAG GTGCCCGAGCAGGTCATTCACGCCATTGCCGGCCTGCAGGGTCCCGGCGTGGCCCCGGTGCTGCGCTGCGCGCCGACCCCCGCGGGGCTGGCACTCCAGCTGCAGCGGTCTGCAGTTTTCGAGCGCGTCCTCGGCGCCGTGGCCACCTATGCGGCTCCTGCCGTGCATGCAGCTCTGGAACCTCGCGTTGTCCTGCACTGCCCCGCGCTGCGCGGCCGCCCCTGCGCCCTCCGCCTGAGCCAGCTGCGTGCCGTGCTCGTGGCCGACCACCTGGCGCGAGCTCTTCACGCTCACAG GGTGAGTGCGCGCCTAGTGCCCGCCGTGCGGGACCCGCACATGCTGACCTTCTTGCAGCAGCTGCGGGTGGAATGGCCCGCGGCCTCGGGGAGAGCCAGGACTGTGACCGAAGCCCTGAGGAGCCGTGCGCTTGCAGAGCTCACCCCTGCCCATGATTCGGGAGCCCTACCCCCAGGCGCCCTGGGCCAAGTGTGCCTGAAGGAGCTGGTGGACGAACGGGGCCGCAGAGCTGGCTATGACCCCAACCTGGACAGCTGCCTAG TGACGGAGGAGCTGCTTTCTCTGCTGGCTGAGCTGCAGGAGGCTGTGCAGCATTGGCCGGAGCACAGCTCTCTAGGCCTG GCTGCAGTCTCAGACACTGGTGCAGATGGTTGTGTGGTTGTACACGTGGTGAGTTGTGAGGAGGAGTTTCAGCAACAAAAGTTGGACCTGCTTTGGTGGAAGTTGGATGACCAGGCTCCTCTCAGACAG AAGCACCTGGTCTGCGGCCCAGTAAAAGTAGCTGGTGCGCCAGGCACCCTGACTGCTCCCGAGTACTACAA GCTCCGGCATATGCAGGTGTGCAAGGCCTCAGCACTGAAGTATGGCAAGGACCTAACACAAG ACCCAGCCTGGACAGAAATCTTCAGGGTTCTCTCTGTGGCAGCCATTAAGTTTGAGATGCTCAGCACAGCCCCACAGAATCAG CTTCTCCTGGCCCTGGCTGACAACAGCATTTCCACAAAGGGCACCAAAAGTGGCACCTTTGTCATGTACAACTGCGCACGTCTTGCCACACTCTTTGAGGGTTACAGGTGCAGCGTGGAAAAAGGTCTGTACCCCACTTTCCCACCTGTGAGCAGTCTGGACTTCTCCCTGTTGCATGACGAG GGTGAGTGGTTGCTGCTCTTCAACAGCATCCTCCCCTTCCcagacctgctgagccacacaggaatgcTGGCTTGCACAGCCCCAGGGCTCCACATCACTGCGCGCACAGAGATG GTTTGCAAGTTCCTGGTACAGCTCAGCATGGATTTCAGTTCATACTATAACCGGGTACACATCCTAGGGGTAAGTGCACAGCAAAGCAGGGTATGTGGGGGGGTTGCAGGGGAAGCAAAGGATGAGACCAGCAGGccctttctttcctccaggaGCCTCGACCACACCTGTTTGGTCAAATGTTTGCCCGTCTACAGCTTCTGCAGGCTGTGA
- the DALRD3 gene encoding DALR anticodon-binding domain-containing protein 3 isoform X7 encodes MSMGRLGVEETLAALNAALGPGGPVWYKETRARHLRARDFLAPRRALQARFEEGQVPEQVIHAIAGLQGPGVAPVLRCAPTPAGLALQLQRSAVFERVLGAVATYAAPAVHAALEPRVVLHCPALRGRPCALRLSQLRAVLVADHLARALHAHRVSARLVPAVRDPHMLTFLQQLRVEWPAASGRARTVTEALRSRALAELTPAHDSGALPPGALGQVCLKELVDERGRRAGYDPNLDSCLVTEELLSLLAELQEAVQHWPEHSSLGLAAVSDTGADGCVVVHVVSCEEEFQQQKLDLLWWKLDDQAPLRQKHLVCGPVKVAGAPGTLTAPEYYKLRHMQVCKASALKYGKDLTQDPAWTEIFRVLSVAAIKFEMLSTAPQNQVCKFLVQLSMDFSSYYNRVHILGEPRPHLFGQMFARLQLLQAVSDVLHTGLAMLGLPPLSHI; translated from the exons ATGTCGATGGGGCGTCTTGGGGTTGAGGAGACTTTGGCAGCCCTCAACGCAGCCCTGGGACCTGGCGGCCCAGTGTGGTACAAGGAGACGCGAGCCCGCCATCTGCGTGCCCGAGACTTCTTGGCGCCGCGGCGCGCGCTACAGGCGCGCTTCGAGGAGGGCCAG GTGCCCGAGCAGGTCATTCACGCCATTGCCGGCCTGCAGGGTCCCGGCGTGGCCCCGGTGCTGCGCTGCGCGCCGACCCCCGCGGGGCTGGCACTCCAGCTGCAGCGGTCTGCAGTTTTCGAGCGCGTCCTCGGCGCCGTGGCCACCTATGCGGCTCCTGCCGTGCATGCAGCTCTGGAACCTCGCGTTGTCCTGCACTGCCCCGCGCTGCGCGGCCGCCCCTGCGCCCTCCGCCTGAGCCAGCTGCGTGCCGTGCTCGTGGCCGACCACCTGGCGCGAGCTCTTCACGCTCACAG GGTGAGTGCGCGCCTAGTGCCCGCCGTGCGGGACCCGCACATGCTGACCTTCTTGCAGCAGCTGCGGGTGGAATGGCCCGCGGCCTCGGGGAGAGCCAGGACTGTGACCGAAGCCCTGAGGAGCCGTGCGCTTGCAGAGCTCACCCCTGCCCATGATTCGGGAGCCCTACCCCCAGGCGCCCTGGGCCAAGTGTGCCTGAAGGAGCTGGTGGACGAACGGGGCCGCAGAGCTGGCTATGACCCCAACCTGGACAGCTGCCTAG TGACGGAGGAGCTGCTTTCTCTGCTGGCTGAGCTGCAGGAGGCTGTGCAGCATTGGCCGGAGCACAGCTCTCTAGGCCTG GCTGCAGTCTCAGACACTGGTGCAGATGGTTGTGTGGTTGTACACGTGGTGAGTTGTGAGGAGGAGTTTCAGCAACAAAAGTTGGACCTGCTTTGGTGGAAGTTGGATGACCAGGCTCCTCTCAGACAG AAGCACCTGGTCTGCGGCCCAGTAAAAGTAGCTGGTGCGCCAGGCACCCTGACTGCTCCCGAGTACTACAA GCTCCGGCATATGCAGGTGTGCAAGGCCTCAGCACTGAAGTATGGCAAGGACCTAACACAAG ACCCAGCCTGGACAGAAATCTTCAGGGTTCTCTCTGTGGCAGCCATTAAGTTTGAGATGCTCAGCACAGCCCCACAGAATCAG GTTTGCAAGTTCCTGGTACAGCTCAGCATGGATTTCAGTTCATACTATAACCGGGTACACATCCTAGGG gaGCCTCGACCACACCTGTTTGGTCAAATGTTTGCCCGTCTACAGCTTCTGCAGGCTGTGAGTGATGTGCTCCACACTGGGCTGGCCATGCTGGGTCTccctccactgagccacatctaa
- the DALRD3 gene encoding DALR anticodon-binding domain-containing protein 3 isoform X5: MSMGRLGVEETLAALNAALGPGGPVWYKETRARHLRARDFLAPRRALQARFEEGQVPEQVIHAIAGLQGPGVAPVLRCAPTPAGLALQLQRSAVFERVLGAVATYAAPAVHAALEPRVVLHCPALRGRPCALRLSQLRAVLVADHLARALHAHRVSARLVPAVRDPHMLTFLQQLRVEWPAASGRARTVTEALRSRALAELTPAHDSGALPPGALGQVCLKELVDERGRRAGYDPNLDSCLVTEELLSLLAELQEAVQHWPEHSSLGLAAVSDTGADGCVVVHVVSCEEEFQQQKLDLLWWKLDDQAPLRQKHLVCGPVKVAGAPGTLTAPEYYKLRHMQVCKASALKYGKDLTQDPAWTEIFRVLSVAAIKFEMLSTAPQNQVCKFLVQLSMDFSSYYNRVHILGVSAQQSRVCGGVAGEAKDETSRPFLSSRSLDHTCLVKCLPVYSFCRL, translated from the exons ATGTCGATGGGGCGTCTTGGGGTTGAGGAGACTTTGGCAGCCCTCAACGCAGCCCTGGGACCTGGCGGCCCAGTGTGGTACAAGGAGACGCGAGCCCGCCATCTGCGTGCCCGAGACTTCTTGGCGCCGCGGCGCGCGCTACAGGCGCGCTTCGAGGAGGGCCAG GTGCCCGAGCAGGTCATTCACGCCATTGCCGGCCTGCAGGGTCCCGGCGTGGCCCCGGTGCTGCGCTGCGCGCCGACCCCCGCGGGGCTGGCACTCCAGCTGCAGCGGTCTGCAGTTTTCGAGCGCGTCCTCGGCGCCGTGGCCACCTATGCGGCTCCTGCCGTGCATGCAGCTCTGGAACCTCGCGTTGTCCTGCACTGCCCCGCGCTGCGCGGCCGCCCCTGCGCCCTCCGCCTGAGCCAGCTGCGTGCCGTGCTCGTGGCCGACCACCTGGCGCGAGCTCTTCACGCTCACAG GGTGAGTGCGCGCCTAGTGCCCGCCGTGCGGGACCCGCACATGCTGACCTTCTTGCAGCAGCTGCGGGTGGAATGGCCCGCGGCCTCGGGGAGAGCCAGGACTGTGACCGAAGCCCTGAGGAGCCGTGCGCTTGCAGAGCTCACCCCTGCCCATGATTCGGGAGCCCTACCCCCAGGCGCCCTGGGCCAAGTGTGCCTGAAGGAGCTGGTGGACGAACGGGGCCGCAGAGCTGGCTATGACCCCAACCTGGACAGCTGCCTAG TGACGGAGGAGCTGCTTTCTCTGCTGGCTGAGCTGCAGGAGGCTGTGCAGCATTGGCCGGAGCACAGCTCTCTAGGCCTG GCTGCAGTCTCAGACACTGGTGCAGATGGTTGTGTGGTTGTACACGTGGTGAGTTGTGAGGAGGAGTTTCAGCAACAAAAGTTGGACCTGCTTTGGTGGAAGTTGGATGACCAGGCTCCTCTCAGACAG AAGCACCTGGTCTGCGGCCCAGTAAAAGTAGCTGGTGCGCCAGGCACCCTGACTGCTCCCGAGTACTACAA GCTCCGGCATATGCAGGTGTGCAAGGCCTCAGCACTGAAGTATGGCAAGGACCTAACACAAG ACCCAGCCTGGACAGAAATCTTCAGGGTTCTCTCTGTGGCAGCCATTAAGTTTGAGATGCTCAGCACAGCCCCACAGAATCAG GTTTGCAAGTTCCTGGTACAGCTCAGCATGGATTTCAGTTCATACTATAACCGGGTACACATCCTAGGGGTAAGTGCACAGCAAAGCAGGGTATGTGGGGGGGTTGCAGGGGAAGCAAAGGATGAGACCAGCAGGccctttctttcctccaggaGCCTCGACCACACCTGTTTGGTCAAATGTTTGCCCGTCTACAGCTTCTGCAGGCTGTGA
- the DALRD3 gene encoding DALR anticodon-binding domain-containing protein 3 isoform X3: MSMGRLGVEETLAALNAALGPGGPVWYKETRARHLRARDFLAPRRALQARFEEGQGPGVAPVLRCAPTPAGLALQLQRSAVFERVLGAVATYAAPAVHAALEPRVVLHCPALRGRPCALRLSQLRAVLVADHLARALHAHRVSARLVPAVRDPHMLTFLQQLRVEWPAASGRARTVTEALRSRALAELTPAHDSGALPPGALGQVCLKELVDERGRRAGYDPNLDSCLVTEELLSLLAELQEAVQHWPEHSSLGLAAVSDTGADGCVVVHVVSCEEEFQQQKLDLLWWKLDDQAPLRQKHLVCGPVKVAGAPGTLTAPEYYKLRHMQVCKASALKYGKDLTQDPAWTEIFRVLSVAAIKFEMLSTAPQNQLLLALADNSISTKGTKSGTFVMYNCARLATLFEGYRCSVEKGLYPTFPPVSSLDFSLLHDEGEWLLLFNSILPFPDLLSHTGMLACTAPGLHITARTEMVCKFLVQLSMDFSSYYNRVHILGVSAQQSRVCGGVAGEAKDETSRPFLSSRSLDHTCLVKCLPVYSFCRL, translated from the exons ATGTCGATGGGGCGTCTTGGGGTTGAGGAGACTTTGGCAGCCCTCAACGCAGCCCTGGGACCTGGCGGCCCAGTGTGGTACAAGGAGACGCGAGCCCGCCATCTGCGTGCCCGAGACTTCTTGGCGCCGCGGCGCGCGCTACAGGCGCGCTTCGAGGAGGGCCAG GGTCCCGGCGTGGCCCCGGTGCTGCGCTGCGCGCCGACCCCCGCGGGGCTGGCACTCCAGCTGCAGCGGTCTGCAGTTTTCGAGCGCGTCCTCGGCGCCGTGGCCACCTATGCGGCTCCTGCCGTGCATGCAGCTCTGGAACCTCGCGTTGTCCTGCACTGCCCCGCGCTGCGCGGCCGCCCCTGCGCCCTCCGCCTGAGCCAGCTGCGTGCCGTGCTCGTGGCCGACCACCTGGCGCGAGCTCTTCACGCTCACAG GGTGAGTGCGCGCCTAGTGCCCGCCGTGCGGGACCCGCACATGCTGACCTTCTTGCAGCAGCTGCGGGTGGAATGGCCCGCGGCCTCGGGGAGAGCCAGGACTGTGACCGAAGCCCTGAGGAGCCGTGCGCTTGCAGAGCTCACCCCTGCCCATGATTCGGGAGCCCTACCCCCAGGCGCCCTGGGCCAAGTGTGCCTGAAGGAGCTGGTGGACGAACGGGGCCGCAGAGCTGGCTATGACCCCAACCTGGACAGCTGCCTAG TGACGGAGGAGCTGCTTTCTCTGCTGGCTGAGCTGCAGGAGGCTGTGCAGCATTGGCCGGAGCACAGCTCTCTAGGCCTG GCTGCAGTCTCAGACACTGGTGCAGATGGTTGTGTGGTTGTACACGTGGTGAGTTGTGAGGAGGAGTTTCAGCAACAAAAGTTGGACCTGCTTTGGTGGAAGTTGGATGACCAGGCTCCTCTCAGACAG AAGCACCTGGTCTGCGGCCCAGTAAAAGTAGCTGGTGCGCCAGGCACCCTGACTGCTCCCGAGTACTACAA GCTCCGGCATATGCAGGTGTGCAAGGCCTCAGCACTGAAGTATGGCAAGGACCTAACACAAG ACCCAGCCTGGACAGAAATCTTCAGGGTTCTCTCTGTGGCAGCCATTAAGTTTGAGATGCTCAGCACAGCCCCACAGAATCAG CTTCTCCTGGCCCTGGCTGACAACAGCATTTCCACAAAGGGCACCAAAAGTGGCACCTTTGTCATGTACAACTGCGCACGTCTTGCCACACTCTTTGAGGGTTACAGGTGCAGCGTGGAAAAAGGTCTGTACCCCACTTTCCCACCTGTGAGCAGTCTGGACTTCTCCCTGTTGCATGACGAG GGTGAGTGGTTGCTGCTCTTCAACAGCATCCTCCCCTTCCcagacctgctgagccacacaggaatgcTGGCTTGCACAGCCCCAGGGCTCCACATCACTGCGCGCACAGAGATG GTTTGCAAGTTCCTGGTACAGCTCAGCATGGATTTCAGTTCATACTATAACCGGGTACACATCCTAGGGGTAAGTGCACAGCAAAGCAGGGTATGTGGGGGGGTTGCAGGGGAAGCAAAGGATGAGACCAGCAGGccctttctttcctccaggaGCCTCGACCACACCTGTTTGGTCAAATGTTTGCCCGTCTACAGCTTCTGCAGGCTGTGA
- the DALRD3 gene encoding DALR anticodon-binding domain-containing protein 3 isoform X4: MSMGRLGVEETLAALNAALGPGGPVWYKETRARHLRARDFLAPRRALQARFEEGQVPEQVIHAIAGLQGPGVAPVLRCAPTPAGLALQLQRSAVFERVLGAVATYAAPAVHAALEPRVVLHCPALRGRPCALRLSQLRAVLVADHLARALHAHRVSARLVPAVRDPHMLTFLQQLRVEWPAASGRARTVTEALRSRALAELTPAHDSGALPPGALGQVCLKELVDERGRRAGYDPNLDSCLVTEELLSLLAELQEAVQHWPEHSSLGLAAVSDTGADGCVVVHVVSCEEEFQQQKLDLLWWKLDDQAPLRQKHLVCGPVKVAGAPGTLTAPEYYKLRHMQVCKASALKYGKDLTQDPAWTEIFRVLSVAAIKFEMLSTAPQNQVSLGALQGWLDRVCSYPAVAVPSFLSFSWPWLTTAFPQRAPKVAPLSCTTAHVLPHSLRVTGAAWKKVCTPLSHL, from the exons ATGTCGATGGGGCGTCTTGGGGTTGAGGAGACTTTGGCAGCCCTCAACGCAGCCCTGGGACCTGGCGGCCCAGTGTGGTACAAGGAGACGCGAGCCCGCCATCTGCGTGCCCGAGACTTCTTGGCGCCGCGGCGCGCGCTACAGGCGCGCTTCGAGGAGGGCCAG GTGCCCGAGCAGGTCATTCACGCCATTGCCGGCCTGCAGGGTCCCGGCGTGGCCCCGGTGCTGCGCTGCGCGCCGACCCCCGCGGGGCTGGCACTCCAGCTGCAGCGGTCTGCAGTTTTCGAGCGCGTCCTCGGCGCCGTGGCCACCTATGCGGCTCCTGCCGTGCATGCAGCTCTGGAACCTCGCGTTGTCCTGCACTGCCCCGCGCTGCGCGGCCGCCCCTGCGCCCTCCGCCTGAGCCAGCTGCGTGCCGTGCTCGTGGCCGACCACCTGGCGCGAGCTCTTCACGCTCACAG GGTGAGTGCGCGCCTAGTGCCCGCCGTGCGGGACCCGCACATGCTGACCTTCTTGCAGCAGCTGCGGGTGGAATGGCCCGCGGCCTCGGGGAGAGCCAGGACTGTGACCGAAGCCCTGAGGAGCCGTGCGCTTGCAGAGCTCACCCCTGCCCATGATTCGGGAGCCCTACCCCCAGGCGCCCTGGGCCAAGTGTGCCTGAAGGAGCTGGTGGACGAACGGGGCCGCAGAGCTGGCTATGACCCCAACCTGGACAGCTGCCTAG TGACGGAGGAGCTGCTTTCTCTGCTGGCTGAGCTGCAGGAGGCTGTGCAGCATTGGCCGGAGCACAGCTCTCTAGGCCTG GCTGCAGTCTCAGACACTGGTGCAGATGGTTGTGTGGTTGTACACGTGGTGAGTTGTGAGGAGGAGTTTCAGCAACAAAAGTTGGACCTGCTTTGGTGGAAGTTGGATGACCAGGCTCCTCTCAGACAG AAGCACCTGGTCTGCGGCCCAGTAAAAGTAGCTGGTGCGCCAGGCACCCTGACTGCTCCCGAGTACTACAA GCTCCGGCATATGCAGGTGTGCAAGGCCTCAGCACTGAAGTATGGCAAGGACCTAACACAAG ACCCAGCCTGGACAGAAATCTTCAGGGTTCTCTCTGTGGCAGCCATTAAGTTTGAGATGCTCAGCACAGCCCCACAGAATCAGGTGAGCCTAGGTGCCCTCCAGGGCTGGCTGGACAGGGTGTGCAGTTATCCCGCTGTAGCTGTGCCTTCATTCCTCAGCTTCTCCTGGCCCTGGCTGACAACAGCATTTCCACAAAGGGCACCAAAAGTGGCACCTTTGTCATGTACAACTGCGCACGTCTTGCCACACTCTTTGAGGGTTACAGGTGCAGCGTGGAAAAAGGTCTGTACCCCACTTTCCCACCTGTGA
- the DALRD3 gene encoding DALR anticodon-binding domain-containing protein 3 isoform X6, giving the protein MSMGRLGVEETLAALNAALGPGGPVWYKETRARHLRARDFLAPRRALQARFEEGQVPEQVIHAIAGLQGPGVAPVLRCAPTPAGLALQLQRSAVFERVLGAVATYAAPAVHAALEPRVVLHCPALRGRPCALRLSQLRAVLVADHLARALHAHRVSARLVPAVRDPHMLTFLQQLRVEWPAASGRARTVTEALRSRALAELTPAHDSGALPPGALGQVCLKELVDERGRRAGYDPNLDSCLVTEELLSLLAELQEAVQHWPEHSSLGLAAVSDTGADGCVVVHVVSCEEEFQQQKLDLLWWKLDDQAPLRQKHLVCGPVKVAGAPGTLTAPEYYKLRHMQVCKASALKYGKDLTQDPAWTEIFRVLSVAAIKFEMLSTAPQNQLLLALADNSISTKGTKSGTFVMYNCARLATLFEGYRCSVEKGLYPTFPPVSSLDFSLLHDETC; this is encoded by the exons ATGTCGATGGGGCGTCTTGGGGTTGAGGAGACTTTGGCAGCCCTCAACGCAGCCCTGGGACCTGGCGGCCCAGTGTGGTACAAGGAGACGCGAGCCCGCCATCTGCGTGCCCGAGACTTCTTGGCGCCGCGGCGCGCGCTACAGGCGCGCTTCGAGGAGGGCCAG GTGCCCGAGCAGGTCATTCACGCCATTGCCGGCCTGCAGGGTCCCGGCGTGGCCCCGGTGCTGCGCTGCGCGCCGACCCCCGCGGGGCTGGCACTCCAGCTGCAGCGGTCTGCAGTTTTCGAGCGCGTCCTCGGCGCCGTGGCCACCTATGCGGCTCCTGCCGTGCATGCAGCTCTGGAACCTCGCGTTGTCCTGCACTGCCCCGCGCTGCGCGGCCGCCCCTGCGCCCTCCGCCTGAGCCAGCTGCGTGCCGTGCTCGTGGCCGACCACCTGGCGCGAGCTCTTCACGCTCACAG GGTGAGTGCGCGCCTAGTGCCCGCCGTGCGGGACCCGCACATGCTGACCTTCTTGCAGCAGCTGCGGGTGGAATGGCCCGCGGCCTCGGGGAGAGCCAGGACTGTGACCGAAGCCCTGAGGAGCCGTGCGCTTGCAGAGCTCACCCCTGCCCATGATTCGGGAGCCCTACCCCCAGGCGCCCTGGGCCAAGTGTGCCTGAAGGAGCTGGTGGACGAACGGGGCCGCAGAGCTGGCTATGACCCCAACCTGGACAGCTGCCTAG TGACGGAGGAGCTGCTTTCTCTGCTGGCTGAGCTGCAGGAGGCTGTGCAGCATTGGCCGGAGCACAGCTCTCTAGGCCTG GCTGCAGTCTCAGACACTGGTGCAGATGGTTGTGTGGTTGTACACGTGGTGAGTTGTGAGGAGGAGTTTCAGCAACAAAAGTTGGACCTGCTTTGGTGGAAGTTGGATGACCAGGCTCCTCTCAGACAG AAGCACCTGGTCTGCGGCCCAGTAAAAGTAGCTGGTGCGCCAGGCACCCTGACTGCTCCCGAGTACTACAA GCTCCGGCATATGCAGGTGTGCAAGGCCTCAGCACTGAAGTATGGCAAGGACCTAACACAAG ACCCAGCCTGGACAGAAATCTTCAGGGTTCTCTCTGTGGCAGCCATTAAGTTTGAGATGCTCAGCACAGCCCCACAGAATCAG CTTCTCCTGGCCCTGGCTGACAACAGCATTTCCACAAAGGGCACCAAAAGTGGCACCTTTGTCATGTACAACTGCGCACGTCTTGCCACACTCTTTGAGGGTTACAGGTGCAGCGTGGAAAAAGGTCTGTACCCCACTTTCCCACCTGTGAGCAGTCTGGACTTCTCCCTGTTGCATGACGAG acctgctga